Within the Montipora foliosa isolate CH-2021 chromosome 11, ASM3666993v2, whole genome shotgun sequence genome, the region tttTGAAGATGTTGCTGTTGCTGAAGCTGTTGCGGCATTCTTTGTTGCTGCTGAAGCTGTGGCTGTTGTGGCATTTGTGgctgttgttgctgctgcttTTGCTGCCGTTGTTGCTGGCAGTGACCTTGTGGCGTACTTACGGTaggaaaaacattgttatattgCGTTGCTGCAATAATTTCCTGCGCCGCTAACATAGAGGATGCATCCATACTCCTCTTTTGCTGTGCtttgtctttattttgtttttttttctgtggatCGTCTTTGGTCTTGGATTGCGAAACCGCCCTCTTTTTCTTGGGGGGTGAGTATGGTTCTTTTTCACTGCTATCATCAGTTTGCATAGTCTCTGTGTGCCACAGTTTAATCAAGTCCACGGTGGTGAAGTCACGATCTTGATTTATGGCTGTTTTTAAGAACGAGTGCAAGTGTGCTGCATACTTGTCCAGAAGATGTTTTTCAGCTACAGCCAAAGATACATATATAAGTGTTTGTTACGAAATACCTAGCGAGGACATTAAAATGAACACATCTTCTTACATTTGATCATAGCCAAGTTTGCGCGCCTGTTTTGCcgaagaaattgcaaacaagttggaaaaaaacaaagatgcAATGTGATGCCCTGAGGTTCGGCCTCTAGCAATTTTGTACCACAGGCTACTTCTCGAATTATCTGAAAAAAGTCAGATTTTCAAATTCCTAAGCAGCGTCTATTGGCGATCAAATATACCCTTATTTCACTGAAGAAATCTTTAGCTCCTGGGTCGTTCCgttcaagttgtttttttagCAAATGCAATTAATAAACTTGAGCAAAGATTGAAGAGACTGaacgtaaaaaaaatatatttttgtttgttaaaaGTAAGCAGTCCGTGCTTTCAACACAATCTGTTTACATTTAATAAATGTAAACAGATTGTGTTGATGCTTGTCTTTTGAAATACTGCACATCTATATTAAACTTGAACTGACCTTTTGACAAGTGACACTCAGAAGATGTTGACACGGGGCTTCTCGAGTTTGTTTTGGTATTCAGTCTTTCAGTGCAACGCACcctaccgtggccacccaacaaacttacaactgtgcgaactttgcaaggaggcgtgactgtcaatcaaagtcacacatcctgattggcgaaGCAAGGGTACCAACGAGCAAATTGAGACGAAACCTTTGacagacatttctaggctccttgtaatgtataaagactgtccagagagatgtttttatcacctaaaagaacttgatctgttcggatatcttagctgaaaattgaagcgtctgaaaattttagggaatgaaatcttcatttcagaaattgctagctgaacgttaacTTTCAGGGAACCATTTGCTCAGCCGAAAATGTgatgacctttttaagtgccaaaaaattgctaaaaatatcccttccgaaaacgtaagggactacttttccctggttgccgaatcttttaggtgatgctttagtaaagaaatctatagcagTTTACAACCTAAAACCGAAATTCTTACAACAGTTTGGATCGCCCGAACACAATATtgcaccgaagattatcgttgggtgcccctgaaaaactttcttgattggccatggtaaggcgcgtcgcactgtaaaatgCAATGAACATAGTGCAAAAAAATATCTCCGTGGACCAAAGTGACAGCAACACACAATTGTATAAAagcaagaaaagacaaaaatatttcGACCCATTTTAGAATTAACACGAATGCTCTAAAAGAGTATAATTATACAAATATAAAGGGGTACCTCATACTTTATAATTTGCGCGCCTCCAGTAACTCGAAGTAACGGTTTTGCCACTTGTTAGCAAAATTGAAAGTAGGCGAAAAGCAGCAATATTTAAGCAGCCATAAATTTTGATTGCGAATTTGCATGCCTTTGTACGTTAATGTATGTATCTATTACTTGCGTTTTGCGCAGACATGGAGGACAGTTCCAATAAACACTTGCTGCTTTCCCTGAATGCGCCATTTCACTCCTACTTTGTCTTTTTCCTTGAACTCACCCTGCAGTATGCACCGAGACTTCGGTACGACACTGACTGTCTTATCGCTCGCAAAATATACACAGGCATACAAATTCTCGGCCATTACCTCAATGAACGAAAGAGCTGAAAAGTTAGGTAAAATGAGGACAAGATACCTGCTTCCGAGCGGTCACGATTTCTTCTAACCGTTTTGGTCAAACAGTGCGCCAAACCAAATCAAATGAGCTTTCAAAcggtagccaatcagaagccctTATTCCTTCAGAAAGTGATACGCAAGTTATCACATGCCACGAAGATCAGCCCAAAGCTGCTTGATCTCTGCCTGTCTAGTACCTGCGTCATTATTTTGAACATGGATTAATTGTTCCCCACACTTACTGTTCagtaaacaagaacaatttgcTCTGTGGTTGTTGCGAGTTTGTTTAAGTGAGTCGAGCAAGCTGTTGTAGAGTTGACTAAAACATGTCAAATgtacggagaaatgaaaaaaggcCAAAGCGCCGAAGGACGGCCGAGGacgaatctttgtttacagaTGTTACCATTCCTCTGTCCGTGACAAGTTTGCCACGCACTCTTCAACCCTCTGAATTGACCTCCGTGGAACTGGAGGCACAACAAGGGGGCGATTTAAGTTCAGAGTACGTTGCACAGTCCACCGCACCATTCACTGGATCCGACAATTTCAGGAAACCTGACAGCCCTTCAAAGTTCAAATCAAAAGATTTCGACCACGAGGTCCCAAGTAACGAGCCTTTCCAACCGCAATTCCCTATCAAGTTTATTGACAATGAGGAACTAGAGCTGGATTCTATGTGGAACGATGTGTATGAAACTCTGATTGCAGAAAGCAGTGAACGTGAATTACGGGATTGGGGGTTTACTGAGGAAGACAGTGATCAGTTTGAAGATATTGTTGAAGATCTGACATTGCAAGAGGTAACAGCTACTTCCAGTTGTGAAGCTGCAAACTTGGAATCGAAGGAAGAACCACAAGTACAAGTTAATACCAAAGCATTTAGTGAACAAGAAAAGTTGTACCCCGGAGCTAGGGTGACGATAGGCGCTGTTATGGTCCTTCTCACCCTGTATGTTATCAAATACGACTTAACGGGGGAGGCAATTTCTCACTTGTTACAGTTTATTTCACTTTTACTTCCATCAGGAAGCATTTTGCCTGATACACTTCAAAAATTCAAAAGGTACTTTAACAAATTAGAGAGCCCAGTAATTTTGCACCACTTTTGCGCTTACTGTTTATCTTATGTTGATAAAAAAGCGGCTACTTGTCCGAATACCTCATGCATGAAAGAACTTTTGTCTCGAAATGCAAAAGCTTACTTCATTGAAGTACCAGTCGTTCATCAACTCTCGGCATTTTTCTCTCGAATTGGTTTCTATAGTAACATTCAATATCGATTCAACCGAAAGAAGAGGCATCCTGACAATATTGAGGACCTTTATGATGGTGCACTTTACAAGAAATTATCCGGGAACGGAGGATTTCTATCATTCCCTGATAATGTTTCCTTTCTCATGAACACTGATGGTGTTCCCGTATTCAAATCCTCTAAAGTTTCCATATGGCCACTGTATCTGGTAATTAATGAGCTCGATTACAGCAAACGCATGGCAAACGAGAACGTGATTTTTGCTGGCCTCTGGTTCGGAGAAAAAAAGCCAGCGATGTGGACTTTTCTCAAACCGCACTCGCAATCATTTGCAACACTTGAAAAGGGTGTTTACGTTGACTCACCAGAGAGAGGGAACTTTATCTGCAAAGGAATTTTGCTAGCCTGTTCTTCTGACCTTCCTGCTCGTTGCTTGTTGTGTAATGGTATGCAATATAACGGTGAGAATGGCTGCTGGAAATGTTTGCAACCTGGTGAAATGGTGAAAACAGGTGTTCGTGGTCACAGCAGAGCATTTCTCTATCAAGACGACAACCCTAAAGGGCCGATTAGAACTTCAGAAAATGTCAAAGAAGACGGAATTGAAGCCGCCAGGCGCCAAAAACAGGGCATGGGTCGGTATGTTGTAAACGGAGTAAAGGGACCATCTTGGCTCTCTCTACTAAAGCATTTTGACTTAGTGAGAGGCATTGCAATTGATTACATGCATGGAGTTCTTCTTGGGGTCCAGAAATTACTTTTGACCTTGTGGTTTAACCCCACCTTTTCAAAGGAACACTTTAGCATATTTTCTAAAGTGGAGATTATTGATGAGAGGCTAAATCAAATTTTACCAACTTTCGAAGTCAAGCGACTTCCTCGGTCGATTTCTGAACACTTAAAATACTGGAAAGCTAGTGAATTACGttcgtttcttctgttttaCGGACTTCCTACATTGTACGGCCTTTTACCTGATAACTATTTCTCTCACTACACATTGTTTGTAAACGCCATTTTCATTCTCTTACAAGAATCAATTACTGAAGCAGATTTACTAGAAGCTGATAGACTCCTTGACGGTTTCTGCAAGTCCTTTTCAAACTTGTATCATCCACGTTTCCACACTTTAAACGTTCACCAGTTACTGCATTTAGTTGACGACGTAAGAGACCTTGGACCACTTTACACACAcagttgttttgcatttgaagaCAAAAATGGATTTCTGTTAAAGCTCATCCACGGAACACAGTTCATTGACAGCCAGATAATCTCTGCGGTATCCATAACACAGAAACTACCTGAGCTCCGTGAAAAGTGTGTTCCCAAAGGATCTGAAATTGATCTGCTTTACAAAGACTTAAATCGCGGCAGCAAATCCAAATACAGGACCGAAATTCTTCCTAACATTtatgctttaagtgcaacataTCAAGTGTGCCTAGGAATTGCGGAATTGAATGCTCTGGAGAAATATCTTGGGTTTTCCTGCCCCAAAGAACAATTCTGGGCATTCAATAGGCTGGAAATAGCACTTTCGTCGTCCATAGTTTGCGGCTTAGCTTACAAGCGTCTGCGCAAAAGGAATTGTGCGGTTGTCAAGTATTGCGTGAACAACACGTGGGCTTTCGCAATGGTGAAGTTCTTCGTTAAGTATGAGGTAGCGTCTGCTAAGGAGCTGAAGTTTCTTGCAATAGCTCACCCAATTTTGGTCCTTAACTACAACCCAAAGATACACATCACTCGAGTGACCTTTTCCTCTCTGGAGGAGATAGTTGTTTTTAATGTCGAGGACATTTGCACTAACTGTTTGTACATTTCCGTGAAAGTTGCGGCTGACGGAAGTCGCGATCACTCTGTTGCGTATGTGTGCGAATTTGCAAATAAGAAGGAGCGTGATTAAGCCGGAAAATGAAACGGTGAAGTACTCATTGAAAGCACTTTTGGAAAGGTGCGTATTTGTCTTGACCTGAAGGCAACATGTGTTTTTCCGTTGTCATGGTCGTCAGTAATTTTTTGCATCGACGTGATTTCCGGTTTTTGCTAATTGTTATAGGGCTGTTCTTTGATTTTACTGTAATCTTTCAAACCGCCTTGAATGGCTGGTATTTGAAACACTTTCTTGTCAGTAAACTTGCTCATTTTTCACGGTTTTTAAAATTACATATAgcgtgcagaccagaaataagcGTCTCGAAAAACACGTGTGAAAAGAGCATAAGAAAATTGGGCACAAACTCGTCTCCATTCATAACACGCGCATCGAAAAATAATTAGTGTGTATGAGTTGGAtcattgtcttttcattgttttggttttattgTTACTTTCAGCGCAAGACAATAGCTATGTTAAGAGTGAGGTGTTTTACAAAATTACAACGAGTGTTTTCAAGTGAAACGCACTCGCTTCCGCTTCATGTTTAATTTCCGACATTTGAGAATCACTTTTGCTTCTCGCTGCatcaaaaaataacataatgagAGGAATAAATGTTTTCCTGTGATTAAAACGTAAAACagggccattttccattcgaaAGACATCACTTTTGCCAACAAAAATCTAAGATCAGTCGTTTGACAACAATAAATTGAGAGCTGAACAAGACTCGAACAAACGTCGCCGTGAAATGCAGTAAATCAATTTCAAAATGATATAAGGAATATACTCATTCGCAAACAAAACGCCATTTACACTATCTGTAATACTTTGTTGAATATTTAAAAATGATTCTTTTCATGTGTGCGAGAGATTTGAAAAGGTGTCTTGGGTACCGGCATTGTGTCCGATTCACGAGACgaaatttctcaattttttttaggtCCATCCCGCGTTTTTATTCCTTGCTTggaattcgttttttttttttttcagtagaaTGTGTGTGAAAAACACTCTAAAACTAGATTAACGTTGGAAATTGGGCGGACAGCTAAGACAGTTAATAATGCAGACTGAATGTAAACATGCGATATCGTCACGAGGCCACGAAGGGCAGCTCACCCATGTCAGGTTTCTTGTTGCATTCGAAACACGCTAAAAGCCAGCCATATTATCGCTCATCCACAAACAGgacaaaagccatataataactcCAAACCCAAAATGAATTTATCACGCTGATCTTTCGTTCCATTCTCGGCCATAAGACAGCCTGACAAATGACACGTTCATCTTTAGTATCTGTCTCGCTCGGTCACGCTAAATTTTGGCCTTATTATCGCTCAGAACATAGCAAGACAAATGTCTCGCTCGATTGCTGTGGCGGGACAAATCTGATTTCTCGCTTTGTCTCGTTCAAGTCACGCCTCAAAAATTAATTTATGGCCAGAATCAGGCCGGATTCTTGCCATGTCAGGCTATAAATTTTCGTACGGGTTCTATTAAATTCTTCATATTTATCATGTTATATTATTAGTTATGTTACATTCCTGAATATTTATTATGTTATATTTGTTCCTACAATAGGGTTTCTAGATGAATTGCAAAAATCACCCCTATGCAAATAGTGCATTGCACATAGCTCAATGGATAGGAATGATTATTGCAATTCATCTATCTGGTAGGATCAACTACCCAATTGCAGTTACAAGCTATGAGTTTCATAAAAAATTATCTATTTCCCCATATAAACACATTAATTTTACACACATACTGAGCTTGTGCCATAGTATGGTTTGGTTAGATTGCATGTAATGTTGTGAGGCCATGGTCACCCTGTGTTCTCTGTCATGTGATCTGCGGTCATGTGACATGAAAACTTCGTTCACGGTCTGGGGTGCCATCATGGCCGCCGGGAATAAATTGTGGTGAACTGGAACCTGACTCTTTGTCTCTTCTAATTACTGGGGTTGAGTCAACTGTGCACAAACAAATCCAAAAAATGTGGAGTCCATGGTCAAACACAAAATGTCTGTATTCACCAAATGTTCCTTCAGCTttacaataaaatgaaagaggATATACCAAATGGAGTTAATACTTGTCGTATGTGACAATGATAAATTATTGATATTAACTCAAGGAGGGTTTCTAATAGAACCAGTGAAACATTACAAACAAGAGTAGACAGACAGCATGACTAGAATAAGTCCTGTTTTTGGCTTGATATAATGTCAGGGAGTGATTATTATTTACTTTGGGGAAGGGAGggcattgttatttttttttaaatcctaCTTACATGGAGTATACTATTTTTCTTGCCATGCCTGAAGTGCAGAGGGATCATAAGGGCCCTTAATTATTTTTGACagcttttgaaatgaaaaatcagAGCTTCCCTCCTTCCCTACTTTTAGTAATGGCCACTCCCTTAAGGGCAAGATTGCTTAAAATATAAGGTCTTATTTTGGATCTCAAAAATGACAACCTTAATTTAAAAacagtaaataattatttgtgtgCATGaaagtcatttcttttccaatacatctaaaaaaattagaaaaaaaatgctttttttcttcATGCATTTCTTTCATCATATTCAACTTTATCTCGCTTCTCTGTATAGtccttcaaaaaagacaacatttcACTGGCACTTGATGTACTCTTCTGTACCCTTTTGCGTGACCTTTTTTTAGATATTCCCTCCTTTGCAGAGTCATCCTCATAATCATTTTCATCACTGGAACGTGTTGAAGAGGAAGTCGAGGGGACAGAAGTTGAAGTATCAAATGTGTATTCTGGGTTTATTTTGGGATTGTCTACAGCAAGTATATTCTCCATCTCGTCCATAAACTTCCACGTCATTCTTGATCTGCCAGTTTGCCTATAGCAATCTATGACCTCTTTATGTTTCGCCTCTACCTTCACCCACTTCCTCTGGCATTGGAATCCTTGCACTTTGTTATTCTCAGAGGAAAGTGACAGCACGCTTTCTAAAACACAAGCTCGGATCTCTAACGTTATGGGACCCCTTGGTAAACTCTGGCTTAACCTAGAAGAGGTCCGTACGGGTAAATCTACCGAAGAGTTAAACCTGTTTGAGTGTCTGAGTTTGGTTGAACAGTCTGTTACCCTTTTAGGGCAGGCTAATGTCAGCTTGACCTATGCCCGCAGACTAGGTATACTGGGACTACTCACTGGCGAtgcaaaaaaagccaaaaagttTCTAAGCAAGCATGAGTCTTGTCTGACTCAATCCCAGAAGAGTTTGTTTGGGAAAAAGTTCTACAAAGCTCTGCGCACTGCAACCAAGATTCGCAAATCTACCAAGGAAATATCTACTCATTTGTCAGGTTCTTCAAGGCCTCGTCATGCCCCTTTCAAGGGGCCTCTACCAGGAAAGAAAGTTTCAGGCAGGATACCAGAACCTCCCATCAGTCCTTTCGAGGAGGCCCCCCATCTCGTGGTAGGGGTGGGGGCAGCTCTGTGTCATTCAGGGCCAGAGGCTCCAACAACAGAAGATACTTTAAAGGCAAGTTTGTCAGATTTAGAATCCAAAAGAGATCACCTGAATCAAAACCCCAATCCCCAGATGCTAACCAAAACTCTGGAGGTACAGAATCAGGTGGTTCCGGTCAATGTCCACCCTGCATTGACAGCAATGGGCATGGACACCTCAATTCTGTCCACACCCCTTCAGTTAGCAGGGCGGCTTCAACACTTCCTAAGCAATTGGAAACTACTGACTCAGGATCAGTTTATTTTGGAAATGGTGGTGGGAATTCAGATTCCTTTTACCACttttccacatcagaatcaagtCCCTCCTCTGACATTTCACAACCAGTCAGAAAAGGTTGCTCAGTTTTCCTCGTCAAGAAGAAAGATGGGGGGGAACAGACCTATAATCAACTTGAAAGAGTTGAATTCTTATGTAACCtaccaacatttcaaaatggagggTCTGTATTTACTGAAACATTTAGTTCAGACTGGGGACTGGATGATAAAAATCGATTTGAAAGATGCTTACTTTCCTGTGCCAGTAAACAATACACATCACCCATTGTGCGTTTCATGCATGGAGGCCTGAGATACCAATTTTCTTGCCTCCCCTTCGGGTTAGCACCTGCCCCTTGCCTTTTTAAGGAGACTAGGTCTGCGACTGATCATTTATCACGACGACATTATTGTTTTCAATCAGACTCAGGAGGGCATTGTGAGGGACAGGGACTCAATACTTTGGCTGCTCCAGCATCTAGGCTTTGTGATCAACTGGAAAAAGTCAGTTTTACATCCTGCCGAGTCCATGGaatacctacaatactcgtcaaaactcttgaaacacttgtgtatgtttccccttccccaatgttgatttgggtatcacagtggtctcagtgcttcaaaacacgcgtggctcaacattgggaaggagaaggcacatttcaggtgggaaaacagtgtgaagtagaaatctcaggatttttctagaaaattcgagagaaacagtgtctgtttcaacgatttgcgacgagtattgtaggtttTGTCATCAGTTCCTTAGAGATGAAACTTTTCTTGCCACCAGGGAAAATGTCCCAACTTGTCCTGGATTGCAAAGACTTGATCTTAGAAAAAAGTGCCTCAGTGAGAACTCTCTCACAAATTATTGGGAAACTGACTTCAACTATGCAAGAAGTTCTCCCAGCTCCCCTTCATTACAGGCATGTACAAATGCTTCAGGTGAAGGGCTTGTTAGAAGGGAAGGAGTACAACTCAGTTGTGCCTCTAAACATGGAATGCTGGAACGATCTCCAGAGGTGGATCGATCAGCTGTCAATATGGAATGGGAGGTCATTAATCTCACCAGCCCCCGATTTGAGTATTACAACAGCTGCATCCTTGAAGGGCTGGGGGGCTGTGTGGGGGTTCATACCAGGGGACTTTGGACCCAGGAGGAATCCTTACTGCATATAAATGCCCTAGAACTCAAGGCAGCTCTTTTTGCCTTGAGAGCTTTCTCAAGTGTCGTAGGAAATTTCATGTCGATCTCCGAATGGACAACAGAACAGCAGTTGCATACCTACTAAAAATGGGGGGGACACGGTCTCTGGTACTGATAGGGATAGCCCGGGAGCTATGAGAATATGCTCTGAGGAAGGAAATTTCCCTGACGGCAGAATACTTGCCAGGGGAGTTGAATCACGAAGCGGATTGACAGTCAAGACATTTCAGGGATTCGAGCAACTGGAAACTGAATCCCAAAGTTTTTCATTCAATAGACCAGTTATGGGGCCCCCTAACAATAGATCTCTTTGCGGATCGCATAAATACACAACTTCGGAATTATGTGAGTTGGTTCCCAGACCCCTTTGCTCAGGCGACAGATGCCTTTCAGATCCCTTGGTCGAACCTGAAGGGTTACTGCTTCCCCCCTTTCTCACTGATTTGTCGTTGCCTGGCAAAGATAAGGAAGGATCAGGGAACAATGGTTTTGATAGCACCAACCTAGCATGCACAGGCATGGTACCCAGTCCTGTTGGAGATGTCTTGCAGACATCCGATTCTACTTCCCTCGCTGAGGGATCTATTACTCTCTCCCAACCATTAGCCACACCCTCTGGTTCTGAAGGGCCACCTGAAATTAGCAGCCTGGACGGTTACAGGCTAAACTTGCTTACAGGTGGAATTTCAGAAGACACTGCAAATTTGCTCCGCTCCCATTCGTGGCGGAAAGGGACAGCAGCGGCTTACAACAGCGCCTGGAAACATTGGAGTAGCTGGTGTGGCCAACGGGAGGCTGATCCATTTTGCTCCACTGTGGCCTCTATAGCTGACTACCTAACAGAGCTATTTAAAAAGGGTAGAAGTTACCACACCGTAAATATTCACAGATCAGCGATTTCTGCATTTCATAGGCCTATTGATGGGGTTAAGGTGGGGCAGCATGATCTAGTTTGTAGCGTCCTTAACGCTTGCTTTAATGCTAGGCCTCCACAACCTAGGTATGTGGTAACTTGGGACGTTGACAAAGTTCTGAGCTATATTCATTCCCTCGGGGACAATTCTTCCCTCTCAAATAAATTCTTGACACTTAAGTTAAGTATGTTACTGGCTCTTGCCTCTGCTGGCAGATCCTCTGATCTAAGAGCCCTAGATATTCGATACATGTCTATAAATGAGAACTCAATTAGCTTTGAGCTTGGCCAACTCACCAAATCGAGGAGAAAAGGGCAACCTCCCATTAAACTGAATTTTGATAGGTTTGATAGTGCCCCCTAATTTGTGTGGTTTCCACGATATCTTGTTACTTGGATCGATCTAAGACATGGCGTGCAGGGGTGGAAAAGCCCCAGTTGCTTTTGAGCTATATCAGACCACACACAGAAGTAGTCCCTTGCACAATTGCGGGGTGGCTTGTGTAATTAATGAAACAATCAGGGATTGACACCTCTGAGTTTCGTGCTCATTCAACCAGAGGTGCATCTACCTCTAAGGCTAAAGCCAAAGGCCTCTCCTGTCAGGAGATTTTGGCTATGGCTAACTGGAAGAAAGAATCCACCTTTCGGAGACATTACCTGAGAGAGATCGCTTGTGAAAACTCAGGCTCCTTTCAGGCTGTTGTGCTCCAAGAAGGAGCTATTATACCATATTATAACATACACTATTATATCTTATGGAGGTTTGTGAAgtgaaattggaaatttcatCAGTGGGCGAAGCGCCCGCattgaaattataatttcaCGAGCAAACCGAAATAAGATATAATAACGTCCCACCCTACCCTTCCCGAAATCCAGTGGAGATATCTTAAGCTTATCTTATTTCGGTTTGCTCTTTACTTGTAATAGGTGCCAAAGACAACTAGTTATGGCCTGTACTACCTGTCCTGCAGTCACACCTGGCCCTTTTCCTTGGTCATGTtacatgtttttcttttggagATTGCCATTTGACTGTTTGTACCTTTTTTCTGGCATTAAACTGTGTTTACATGATTTTTGTATAGTctcccttgttttttttttttttcatttgtttatttctcattCGTAACCTTGCTCTCCAGCTCTCTTCCATTTTTGAGAGTGAAGGTATTTTACATGGGGTCGAGGCTCTAGCCTCGTTTTTGACTTTGAATGGCTTGAATTTGGCGCGAAGCCGGGGAGAATACGCTATTATATCTTATTTCGGTTTGCTCATGAAATTATAACTTTAATGCGTGCGCTTCGCGCACTGAT harbors:
- the LOC137976033 gene encoding uncharacterized protein, yielding MKELLSRNAKAYFIEVPVVHQLSAFFSRIGFYSNIQYRFNRKKRHPDNIEDLYDGALYKKLSGNGGFLSFPDNVSFLMNTDGVPVFKSSKVSIWPLYLVINELDYSKRMANENVIFAGLWFGEKKPAMWTFLKPHSQSFATLEKGVYVDSPERGNFICKGILLACSSDLPARCLLCNGMQYNGENGCWKCLQPGEMVKTGVRGHSRAFLYQDDNPKGPIRTSENVKEDGIEAARRQKQGMGRYVVNGVKGPSWLSLLKHFDLVRGIAIDYMHGVLLGVQKLLLTLWFNPTFSKEHFSIFSKVEIIDERLNQILPTFEVKRLPRSISEHLKYWKASELRSFLLFYGLPTLYGLLPDNYFSHYTLFVNAIFILLQESITEADLLEADRLLDGFCKSFSNLYHPRFHTLNVHQLLHLVDDVRDLGPLYTHSCFAFEDKNGFLLKLIHGTQFIDSQIISAVSITQKLPELREKCVPKGSEIDLLYKDLNRGSKSKYRTEILPNIYALSATYQVCLGIAELNALEKYLGFSCPKEQFWAFNRLEIALSSSIVCGLAYKRLRKRNCAVVKYCVNNTWAFAMVKFFVKYEVASAKELKFLAIAHPILVLNYNPKIHITRVTFSSLEEIVVFNVEDICTNCLYISVKVAADGSRDHSVAYVCEFANKKERD